Proteins encoded in a region of the Stieleria neptunia genome:
- a CDS encoding serine/threonine protein kinase has protein sequence MTSSGIQHEFLDPPKDSEDHLGSLGHYRVLRELGKGGMGYVFLAEDIRLKRQVALKVMNQKIASTPGSRKRFISEARAMAAVHHDNVATIFEVGEHKGTPYMAMELLQGATLENFGERYGEPDYHQIIAYARDIARGLDAAHKQGIVHRDIKPANIWLDTKTNRIKILDFGLALASTPVDQLSGRGAVVGTPGYLSPEQARSEPLDDRSDLYSTGVVLYEMATGALPLKTKSVAEQLIAILAHAPKPLIERNDKIPQPLADLIHRLMAKEPRDRYPSAADLEKALDEVEVECEKKSEVAQAINQLQLGLEQAVNKKNQGGLDAVDLGMSEEAPPNPFETLPDVLPAATPLAAGVSSSGAHRAVTVPQGPLAAGPHGSGTFAAATPKSKPQAGAATETSHSKIIWITVGVVAALLLVLIPTIVYISDSSAIARQQQQEAAYVGAAPKTSPAPSGSSNKSNQAPRQPPKQPSQKPPQSKPPQGQSGSPSPNPSPPLTKVSTKEVGGVGGKGFKWLLGNKQNNGSFEQGDLNSGKLRLPGWTATRSGNQGGWIRNPNARNVDAKTFAFAGSKSELVLTSDAIQHNTKAGDVFRISLNAGGDGPGKTDYQVVLGFKGDSGPPIRYQLMAFSSDDRWAGGKQKKVILEYKVDSAVAGKHPFVELTISNKNSARKRGMLDRVVLTVRSPGNLAANPKPATPSETPKPDPKMATSPPPKSTPPPPQPTPPKSTQTVTLKTSDPGGADATVKRGGGFNDPLGEKPVLSIETRRNIQVEHTYMRFPILSLRGNQGGGQPVNRNRGKAKEPEPLPVVTAELQLSPTSAERKADATVRVYGFSNEISDVWPEMKIVWNNSFSSQDLETIPLLAEKTIRPEDTSLSISSDLLAKFVAEAGHRSVTLIVTGSSGNEQLSFGSKESDQLDPPTLILGLSE, from the coding sequence ATGACGTCGTCCGGCATCCAACACGAATTTCTGGATCCGCCGAAGGATTCGGAGGACCACCTCGGCTCGCTCGGTCACTATCGGGTACTCCGTGAACTCGGAAAGGGCGGCATGGGTTACGTGTTCTTGGCCGAAGACATTCGGCTCAAGCGGCAGGTCGCGCTGAAGGTGATGAATCAAAAAATCGCCAGCACGCCGGGCAGCCGCAAACGTTTCATCAGCGAAGCCCGGGCGATGGCCGCCGTCCACCACGACAACGTGGCCACGATTTTTGAAGTCGGCGAACACAAGGGCACGCCGTACATGGCGATGGAGCTGCTCCAAGGGGCGACCCTGGAGAATTTCGGAGAGCGTTACGGCGAACCCGATTACCACCAGATCATCGCGTATGCCCGCGACATCGCGCGCGGACTCGACGCGGCCCACAAACAGGGCATCGTCCACCGCGACATCAAACCGGCCAACATCTGGTTGGACACCAAGACCAACCGAATCAAAATCCTGGACTTCGGCCTGGCCCTCGCTTCCACCCCGGTCGATCAGCTTTCCGGCCGCGGGGCGGTCGTCGGCACCCCGGGCTACCTGTCACCCGAACAAGCGCGCAGCGAGCCGCTGGACGATCGCAGCGATTTGTATTCCACCGGGGTCGTGCTGTACGAAATGGCCACCGGTGCGTTGCCGCTGAAAACGAAATCGGTCGCCGAACAGCTGATCGCGATCCTGGCCCACGCCCCCAAGCCACTGATCGAACGGAACGACAAAATTCCCCAGCCGCTGGCGGACCTGATCCATCGGCTGATGGCCAAAGAGCCGCGCGATCGTTACCCCAGCGCCGCCGACCTGGAAAAAGCACTCGATGAAGTCGAGGTCGAATGCGAAAAGAAATCCGAAGTGGCTCAGGCGATCAACCAGCTTCAACTGGGTCTGGAACAAGCGGTCAACAAGAAGAACCAGGGCGGCCTGGACGCCGTCGATTTGGGGATGTCCGAAGAGGCGCCGCCAAATCCCTTTGAAACCCTTCCCGATGTGCTCCCCGCCGCGACGCCCCTGGCCGCCGGCGTGTCGTCGTCGGGTGCCCACCGGGCCGTCACGGTCCCCCAGGGTCCGCTGGCCGCAGGACCACACGGCTCGGGGACGTTTGCCGCCGCGACGCCGAAATCGAAACCCCAGGCCGGCGCGGCGACGGAAACATCCCATTCAAAAATCATTTGGATCACCGTCGGTGTCGTTGCGGCGCTGTTGTTGGTGCTGATCCCCACGATCGTCTACATCAGCGATTCCAGCGCGATCGCACGCCAGCAACAACAAGAAGCGGCCTATGTCGGCGCCGCCCCGAAGACAAGTCCCGCCCCATCGGGTTCTTCCAACAAGTCCAACCAAGCGCCACGACAACCGCCCAAGCAACCATCCCAAAAACCGCCGCAATCCAAACCGCCGCAAGGCCAATCGGGCAGCCCCTCACCAAATCCATCTCCACCGCTGACCAAAGTCAGCACGAAAGAAGTCGGCGGCGTCGGCGGGAAAGGATTCAAATGGCTGTTGGGCAACAAGCAAAATAACGGGTCCTTCGAACAAGGCGACCTCAACTCGGGGAAACTGCGGCTGCCGGGCTGGACGGCAACACGTTCGGGAAACCAAGGCGGATGGATTCGAAATCCAAACGCCAGGAATGTCGATGCCAAGACCTTCGCCTTCGCGGGTTCCAAAAGCGAGCTGGTGCTGACCAGCGATGCAATCCAACACAACACCAAAGCCGGCGACGTCTTCCGAATCAGCTTGAACGCGGGCGGGGATGGCCCGGGGAAGACCGATTACCAAGTCGTGTTGGGATTCAAAGGCGATTCGGGGCCGCCGATTCGCTACCAACTGATGGCGTTCTCCAGCGATGACCGGTGGGCCGGTGGAAAACAAAAAAAGGTGATCCTGGAATACAAAGTGGACTCAGCCGTCGCCGGCAAACATCCATTTGTCGAATTGACAATCTCCAACAAGAACTCCGCTCGCAAACGCGGCATGCTGGACCGCGTCGTGCTGACCGTGCGGTCGCCCGGAAATCTGGCGGCCAACCCCAAGCCTGCGACGCCGAGCGAGACACCGAAACCCGATCCCAAGATGGCGACCTCCCCGCCACCCAAATCGACACCACCGCCCCCTCAACCGACGCCCCCGAAATCAACGCAAACGGTAACGCTGAAAACCTCCGACCCGGGTGGGGCCGACGCCACAGTCAAACGCGGCGGCGGATTCAACGATCCACTCGGGGAAAAACCCGTGTTGTCGATCGAAACTCGACGCAACATCCAGGTCGAACACACCTACATGAGATTCCCGATCCTGTCGCTTCGTGGGAACCAGGGAGGGGGGCAGCCGGTCAATCGCAACCGTGGCAAGGCCAAAGAACCCGAGCCGCTTCCCGTCGTGACTGCGGAATTACAGCTCAGCCCGACCTCGGCCGAACGCAAAGCGGACGCGACCGTTCGGGTCTACGGTTTCAGCAATGAAATCAGCGACGTGTGGCCGGAAATGAAGATCGTCTGGAACAATTCGTTTTCATCTCAAGATCTGGAAACGATCCCCCTGCTGGCCGAAAAAACGATCCGCCCGGAGGACACGTCGCTATCGATTTCCAGCGACTTGCTGGCCAAATTCGTCGCCGAGGCCGGTCATCGCTCCGTCACCCTGATCGTGACCGGATCCTCGGGTAACGAACAGTTGAGCTTCGGATCCAAGGAAAGCGATCAGCTGGATCCACCGACGCTGATTTTGGGGCTTAGCGAGTGA
- the thrS gene encoding threonine--tRNA ligase produces MSQSTPGPVSPASVASDAAPLAPVTVRLPDGTTHQHPGHTTPMEIASGISQGLARGVMAAEVDGRIVDAGRPLGELAAAGAAEQGAAEQGAADGALSLRLLTSRDGEALDVLRHSAAHVMARAVMRLYKGVSLAFGPTTEGGFYYDFDLDVPISEDDFPKIEAEMKAIIKQKEPFERFVLDRDEARKLCDDLDQDLKVEHIDTGLADQSTVSFYRQGEFVDLCRGPHIPDAGKIKAIKLMSVAGSHWKGDTSNRPLQRLYGTAFFDKKELKAYLEQIEEAKRRDHRVLGKQHGLFAINPEVGQGLCLWLPKGARVRVTLEDFLRRELLSRGYDPVYSPHIGRVELYETSGHFPYYRDSQFAPLFGSEVGAMLDAWANRLEAGTIDADGEDKLMAAAEVLGVELPDYKPSMSAEQKREVLHQWQLVNERYLLKPMNCPHHCQIFKAQSRSYRQLPMRLFEFGTVYRHEQTGELNGMLRVRGLTQDDAHIFCTEDQVEAEFRATIELTKFVLKAVGLDDYRVQLSLRDPDSSKYVGSEQQWDAAENSLRGVLEHSGMEFNEEPGEAAFYGPKADFMVRDCIGRSWQLGTVQLDYNLPERFKLEYNGKDNAAHRPVMIHRAPFGSLERFTGMLIEHFAGAFPMWLSPEQVRVLPLSDKSIDYAVQVAKQLDEAGLKVTVDSSGGKVQAKIRNAQLDLVNYMAVVGPKEAETGQVALRDRIDGDLGSMPVAQAIARLADEVKNRTVRQAVTAS; encoded by the coding sequence ATGAGCCAATCGACCCCTGGCCCCGTTTCCCCCGCATCGGTCGCTTCCGATGCCGCCCCCTTGGCCCCCGTGACCGTGCGTTTGCCCGACGGGACGACCCACCAGCATCCCGGCCACACCACACCGATGGAAATCGCCAGCGGGATCAGCCAGGGGTTGGCGCGCGGCGTCATGGCGGCGGAGGTCGACGGCCGAATCGTCGACGCGGGCCGGCCGTTGGGTGAATTGGCGGCCGCAGGGGCTGCCGAGCAGGGTGCTGCCGAGCAGGGTGCTGCCGACGGGGCGCTGTCGCTGCGATTGTTGACCAGTCGCGACGGTGAAGCGCTCGACGTGCTGCGGCACTCGGCGGCCCACGTCATGGCCCGTGCCGTCATGCGGCTCTACAAGGGCGTTTCGTTGGCGTTCGGGCCGACCACCGAAGGCGGTTTCTATTACGACTTTGATCTGGATGTCCCGATCAGCGAAGACGATTTTCCCAAGATCGAAGCCGAAATGAAGGCGATCATCAAGCAGAAGGAGCCGTTCGAACGGTTCGTCCTGGATCGCGACGAAGCCCGCAAGCTGTGTGACGACCTGGATCAAGATCTGAAGGTCGAGCATATCGATACCGGATTGGCCGACCAGTCCACCGTCAGTTTTTATCGTCAAGGCGAGTTCGTCGACCTCTGTCGCGGGCCCCACATTCCCGACGCGGGCAAAATTAAAGCGATCAAATTGATGAGCGTGGCCGGTTCTCACTGGAAAGGCGACACGTCCAATCGACCCCTGCAGCGGCTTTACGGGACCGCGTTCTTTGACAAGAAAGAACTGAAGGCCTATCTGGAACAAATCGAAGAAGCCAAACGCCGTGACCACCGGGTGCTGGGCAAGCAGCATGGCTTGTTTGCGATCAACCCCGAAGTCGGCCAGGGGTTGTGCCTGTGGTTGCCCAAGGGGGCCCGCGTCCGCGTGACCTTGGAAGACTTCCTGCGACGCGAACTGCTCAGCCGTGGCTACGACCCGGTTTACAGTCCGCACATCGGACGCGTCGAACTGTACGAGACCAGCGGCCACTTTCCATACTACCGCGACAGCCAATTCGCGCCGTTGTTCGGCAGCGAAGTCGGCGCGATGCTGGACGCTTGGGCCAACCGGCTGGAAGCGGGGACCATCGATGCCGACGGCGAAGACAAGCTGATGGCGGCTGCCGAAGTGCTGGGCGTGGAACTGCCCGATTACAAGCCGTCGATGTCGGCCGAACAGAAACGTGAGGTGCTGCACCAGTGGCAATTGGTCAACGAGCGGTATTTGCTCAAGCCGATGAACTGCCCGCATCACTGCCAGATCTTCAAGGCCCAGTCGCGTTCCTATCGACAATTGCCGATGCGGTTGTTCGAATTCGGAACCGTTTATCGACACGAGCAAACCGGCGAGCTGAACGGGATGCTGCGGGTCCGCGGGTTGACCCAAGACGACGCGCACATCTTCTGCACCGAAGACCAGGTTGAAGCGGAGTTTCGGGCCACGATCGAGCTGACGAAGTTCGTGCTCAAGGCGGTCGGATTGGACGACTATCGTGTCCAGCTCTCCTTGCGTGATCCGGACAGTAGCAAGTACGTCGGCAGCGAACAGCAATGGGATGCCGCGGAAAACTCACTCCGCGGCGTCTTGGAGCACAGCGGAATGGAGTTCAATGAAGAGCCTGGCGAGGCGGCGTTTTACGGCCCCAAAGCGGACTTCATGGTGCGTGACTGCATCGGGCGTTCCTGGCAACTGGGGACCGTTCAACTGGACTACAATCTGCCCGAACGTTTCAAGCTGGAATACAACGGCAAGGACAATGCGGCCCATCGCCCGGTGATGATCCACCGCGCCCCGTTCGGGTCCCTGGAACGGTTCACCGGCATGTTGATCGAGCACTTTGCCGGCGCCTTCCCGATGTGGCTGTCGCCCGAACAGGTTCGCGTTCTGCCGCTCAGCGACAAGTCAATCGACTATGCCGTGCAGGTCGCCAAGCAACTCGACGAGGCGGGGTTAAAGGTCACCGTCGACTCCTCCGGCGGCAAGGTGCAAGCCAAGATCCGCAACGCGCAACTGGACCTGGTCAACTACATGGCCGTCGTCGGGCCCAAGGAAGCCGAAACGGGCCAGGTCGCGCTCCGCGATCGCATCGACGGCGACCTCGGATCAATGCCCGTCGCTCAGGCGATCGCCAGACTGGCCGACGAAGTCAAAAACCGAACCGTTCGCCAGGCGGTGACGGCGTCGTAG
- a CDS encoding flagellar basal body P-ring protein FlgI has translation MSGRMPEPKRNDATANAAIHRRGLLLRASTSLILGGALTGCTSFLGRGSSSEENSVAKLLEAPEPPELIREAAAPRGLNPIEISGVGLINSLAGTGGPADPSPYRDQLIEEMRRNDVKSPNEILELESNSIVRVYATVPAGAKRGDTIDLRIDSPAGSNATDLHGGWLLDTRMRLQQVIQGRVRKGDVLAMGTGPILTRAAFQGSADKRMKTQALVLSGGTVQKTRNMGLVLRPEFQHVKVSSEIAAAINRRFFFFDGTTRRGVAKAVEDDYIELELHPRYEGSLGRYVAVVRAIAIDERQGNSQPRLKKLASLLSDPATAADAALQLEALGESAIPTLTAGLKSDNPELRFYAAEALAYLDRQDAIGPLVDAIANESAFRYPALAALKGLEHPEVVDGLARLFNQPSIESRYGSFAALRSRPDAGLALTPEKFGTALRYYEIDSLAPPAVVISTREEAEIVVFGTPSPVRIQGAILGPNALIVKPESNDPGKLRISRFQVGQDDRRTLAPATIRGLVNGIVSIGGDYADVVEVLREAKSKGYLEDQLAIDPLPKALRTYYREEESS, from the coding sequence ATGTCAGGCAGGATGCCCGAACCGAAACGCAATGACGCGACCGCCAACGCCGCGATCCACCGCCGCGGCCTGCTGCTGCGCGCCTCGACCTCGCTGATCCTGGGCGGAGCCCTGACCGGTTGCACGTCGTTCCTGGGCCGCGGCTCATCGTCGGAAGAAAACAGCGTCGCCAAACTTTTGGAAGCCCCCGAGCCCCCCGAGCTGATTCGCGAAGCCGCCGCCCCACGGGGCCTGAATCCGATCGAAATTTCGGGCGTCGGCCTGATCAACTCGCTGGCCGGAACCGGCGGGCCCGCCGACCCTTCGCCGTATCGCGATCAGTTGATCGAAGAGATGCGACGAAACGACGTCAAAAGCCCCAACGAAATCCTGGAACTGGAATCCAACTCGATCGTCCGGGTGTACGCGACGGTTCCCGCGGGTGCGAAACGCGGTGACACGATCGACCTGCGAATCGACTCGCCGGCCGGCAGCAACGCGACCGACCTGCACGGCGGCTGGCTGCTGGACACCCGCATGCGTCTGCAACAAGTGATCCAGGGGCGCGTTCGCAAGGGCGACGTCCTGGCGATGGGGACGGGCCCGATTTTGACGCGCGCGGCGTTCCAGGGCAGCGCGGACAAACGGATGAAAACCCAAGCCCTGGTACTCTCCGGCGGCACGGTCCAAAAGACCCGCAACATGGGCCTGGTCCTGCGCCCGGAATTCCAGCATGTCAAAGTCTCCAGCGAGATCGCCGCGGCGATCAACCGCCGCTTCTTCTTTTTCGACGGCACGACGCGACGGGGCGTGGCCAAAGCGGTCGAGGACGACTACATCGAACTGGAACTGCACCCGCGCTACGAAGGGTCCCTGGGCCGCTACGTCGCGGTGGTCCGTGCGATCGCGATCGACGAGCGACAAGGCAACAGCCAACCGCGGCTGAAGAAACTCGCGTCGCTGCTCAGCGACCCGGCGACGGCCGCCGATGCCGCATTGCAATTGGAGGCGTTGGGCGAGAGCGCGATCCCGACGCTGACCGCGGGATTAAAGAGCGACAATCCGGAGTTGCGTTTTTATGCCGCCGAAGCACTCGCCTACCTGGACCGCCAGGACGCGATCGGTCCGCTGGTCGACGCGATCGCCAACGAATCGGCCTTCCGCTACCCGGCCTTGGCCGCCCTCAAAGGGCTCGAGCACCCTGAAGTGGTCGACGGGTTGGCCAGGCTGTTCAATCAACCGAGCATCGAGAGTCGCTACGGATCGTTTGCCGCGTTGCGATCCAGGCCGGACGCGGGGCTTGCCCTGACCCCGGAAAAATTCGGCACGGCGTTGCGCTATTACGAAATCGATTCGCTCGCGCCGCCCGCGGTCGTGATCTCGACCCGAGAAGAGGCCGAGATCGTGGTCTTCGGCACCCCCTCGCCGGTCCGAATTCAGGGCGCGATCCTGGGCCCCAACGCGCTGATCGTCAAACCGGAATCCAACGACCCCGGCAAACTGAGAATCAGCCGCTTTCAGGTCGGCCAGGACGACCGACGCACACTCGCCCCGGCCACGATTCGCGGACTGGTCAACGGAATCGTTTCGATCGGCGGGGATTATGCCGATGTGGTGGAAGTGCTTCGCGAAGCTAAATCGAAGGGGTACTTGGAAGATCAACTGGCGATTGATCCGCTGCCCAAAGCGTTGCGAACCTATTATCGTGAGGAGGAGTCCAGCTGA
- a CDS encoding dockerin type I domain-containing protein gives MKSRSSFVEPLESRQLLAGDVCLANDPIERISDDVPPPAGDVVQVFRNAPLGGIGFAPSSPPQFLPAPLLPVAGIDAPLILPSGGADLLEEDGGLVAAVRTNLFASVSNDSIELPPATLHLFDRQDDGSLEESASIELPLAPREVLLTDQLVIVVGSSTSRVPSGTVGAETVVWTMARNDLADRNTIRLDGQFSTVARRDDRLFVSAFQPPPFTPQFDTPPSFTHTVTVFDASGSSLARIASGELPNAVLDEMVVGDDILVVEQTGSSETDVERSSSGETTWIAPTQITHHLVRYRIVGDDIERIASLELSTDFNLQTEISADGLTAVVFGQHDVVFPAVVDGPQAGFSVALIDLSEDQPKLFQSVDLATRNRQTIADIGERALVIADGRNALIVVDMDQSIDVDAENRVTRIELPGIPDQTYPGITSVTELSPETFAIVRRSYTHSADPAEQFSQREVELLTLSLDDHSVVAQTVPDHAALAVFTPASSRPTLIGLGPFLAPQEAEQLVIVSIDGSGSFDQQATIDLDHVVEIDADENRLLLRQIDQLIEYRWDSIDAPIVTPLGDPLPAPTAVDDVFRRNSDSRDRYLNVLENDQILGFLGNAQIVELVDAPAGVVIATGGDVLRLTDEALGTEGTFEFRYVVQQGSQRTSAAVTLTLFRFDDDDVGQAVERVVARAAEELGIEASELQIGAVRRFTDLPMPSDLPSDLAAGTENPLGGQFGVIVDVRVGDELYRYAANFESDVVRLSSQPLQRVMELRLQAVDAAGNAVEAIQSGDEFYIQVTAQDLRESGFGVFAVAFDLPLPMNQLELTGELILLGQFDDFGEPITAEGIDEFAALEALIEHPGSDVQGVVRIGVRAIAGGEVTLRLDPAESRGAELLLRGRNDEVSPLEVDFGSLTFAIDGIAPTDTDASGAVTPTDALRIINFLGVYGSMLVNELPTLSSQVEGEDGEQRLRSMRRLDTNADGLISARDALHVINDLARLFSRDEAAVGGGSNAEAESVDAAIASDFLSDDDDDDRLEG, from the coding sequence ATGAAATCGCGAAGCTCCTTCGTTGAACCTCTGGAAAGCCGCCAGTTGCTCGCCGGCGACGTCTGTTTGGCAAACGATCCGATCGAGCGAATCAGCGACGACGTTCCCCCCCCCGCCGGCGACGTGGTTCAGGTTTTCCGAAACGCCCCCCTCGGGGGTATCGGATTCGCCCCTTCGTCCCCGCCGCAGTTCTTGCCCGCCCCGCTGTTGCCCGTCGCAGGGATCGATGCCCCCTTGATCCTTCCATCGGGCGGCGCGGATCTGCTGGAGGAAGACGGGGGTTTGGTGGCCGCCGTTCGCACCAATTTGTTCGCCAGCGTCTCGAATGACTCAATCGAACTGCCACCGGCGACGCTGCACCTGTTTGATCGCCAGGACGACGGAAGCCTGGAAGAATCCGCTTCGATTGAATTGCCGCTGGCGCCCCGCGAGGTGTTGCTGACCGACCAGTTGGTGATCGTCGTCGGTTCATCGACCAGCCGCGTTCCATCCGGCACCGTTGGCGCGGAAACTGTCGTGTGGACCATGGCCCGCAATGATTTGGCGGATCGAAACACCATCCGGCTCGACGGGCAATTCTCAACCGTCGCGCGACGTGACGATCGTTTGTTCGTCTCCGCCTTCCAACCGCCCCCATTCACGCCACAATTTGACACGCCGCCGTCGTTCACACACACCGTCACGGTGTTCGACGCCAGCGGAAGTTCACTTGCTCGAATTGCCAGCGGCGAGCTACCCAATGCAGTTCTGGACGAGATGGTCGTCGGCGATGACATCCTGGTCGTCGAGCAAACCGGCAGCAGCGAAACCGATGTCGAACGATCGTCATCGGGCGAAACAACGTGGATCGCGCCGACGCAGATCACTCATCATCTGGTGCGTTACCGAATCGTGGGAGATGACATTGAGAGGATTGCGTCGTTGGAGTTGTCGACTGATTTTAATCTCCAAACGGAAATCTCCGCAGACGGATTGACCGCGGTCGTCTTTGGCCAGCACGACGTCGTGTTTCCGGCCGTCGTCGATGGCCCCCAAGCCGGATTCAGCGTCGCGCTGATCGACCTGTCCGAAGACCAGCCGAAACTTTTCCAATCCGTTGACCTGGCGACCCGCAACCGACAAACGATTGCAGACATCGGTGAGCGGGCATTGGTCATCGCCGACGGACGAAACGCACTGATCGTCGTCGACATGGATCAGTCGATTGATGTCGACGCCGAAAACCGCGTCACGCGAATCGAATTGCCCGGCATCCCCGACCAAACGTATCCGGGAATCACCAGCGTCACGGAACTCTCGCCCGAGACGTTTGCGATCGTGCGTCGTTCCTACACCCACAGCGCCGATCCCGCGGAACAGTTCTCGCAGCGTGAAGTCGAATTGCTGACGCTGTCCCTGGACGACCACTCGGTCGTCGCGCAAACCGTGCCGGATCATGCGGCGTTGGCGGTTTTCACCCCCGCGTCTTCGCGTCCCACCTTGATCGGACTGGGACCGTTCTTGGCGCCGCAAGAAGCGGAACAACTTGTCATCGTCAGCATCGATGGATCCGGATCGTTCGACCAACAGGCGACGATCGACTTGGACCACGTCGTCGAGATCGACGCCGATGAAAACCGTTTGCTGCTGCGTCAGATCGATCAATTGATCGAGTATCGCTGGGACAGCATCGACGCCCCGATTGTCACACCGCTCGGCGATCCGCTTCCCGCCCCCACGGCGGTCGACGATGTCTTTCGACGCAACTCCGATTCTCGCGATCGCTACTTGAACGTGTTGGAAAACGACCAGATTCTCGGCTTTCTGGGAAACGCCCAGATCGTGGAATTGGTCGACGCCCCCGCCGGAGTTGTGATCGCGACGGGAGGCGACGTGCTGCGACTGACCGACGAGGCGTTGGGGACCGAGGGGACGTTCGAATTCCGCTACGTCGTGCAACAAGGTTCCCAACGGACGTCGGCGGCGGTCACGTTGACACTGTTCCGCTTTGACGACGACGACGTCGGGCAAGCCGTCGAACGTGTCGTTGCCCGAGCCGCCGAGGAATTGGGCATCGAGGCGTCCGAGCTTCAAATCGGCGCCGTGCGTCGATTCACCGATCTGCCTATGCCCAGCGATCTGCCCAGCGATCTCGCCGCCGGGACCGAAAACCCGCTGGGCGGACAGTTCGGCGTCATCGTCGACGTCCGCGTGGGCGACGAGCTTTATCGCTACGCGGCAAACTTTGAAAGCGACGTGGTCCGGCTCAGCAGTCAACCGCTGCAGCGCGTGATGGAGTTGCGTTTGCAAGCGGTGGACGCCGCAGGAAACGCCGTCGAAGCGATTCAATCGGGCGACGAGTTCTACATCCAAGTCACCGCGCAGGACCTCCGCGAATCGGGCTTCGGGGTGTTCGCCGTCGCCTTCGATCTGCCCCTACCGATGAACCAATTGGAATTGACCGGCGAGCTGATTTTGCTGGGTCAGTTCGACGATTTCGGCGAACCGATCACCGCGGAGGGCATCGACGAATTCGCCGCCTTGGAAGCCTTGATCGAGCATCCCGGCAGTGATGTTCAAGGCGTGGTTCGAATCGGGGTCCGCGCGATCGCCGGTGGTGAAGTCACCCTGCGACTGGATCCGGCCGAATCACGCGGCGCGGAATTGCTGCTGCGTGGCAGGAACGACGAAGTCTCCCCGCTGGAAGTCGACTTCGGCTCATTGACGTTCGCCATCGATGGGATCGCACCGACCGACACCGACGCCAGCGGCGCGGTGACGCCGACAGACGCCCTGCGGATCATCAATTTCTTGGGCGTCTACGGCAGCATGTTGGTGAACGAACTTCCCACGCTGTCGTCGCAGGTCGAAGGCGAGGACGGTGAGCAGCGATTGCGCTCGATGCGACGCCTGGACACCAATGCCGACGGTCTGATCTCCGCCCGAGACGCGTTACACGTCATCAATGATCTGGCACGACTGTTCAGCCGCGACGAAGCAGCCGTAGGCGGTGGATCCAACGCCGAAGCGGAATCGGTCGACGCCGCCATCGCCAGCGACTTCTTGTCCGACGACGACGACGATGATAGGCTCGAAGGATAG
- a CDS encoding pyridoxine 5'-phosphate synthase, translating to MIELGVNIDHVATVRQARRTYEPDPAIAAALAEQGGADGITFHLREDRRHIQDRDVEVLMQTVTVKTNLELACADDVLAIALRVRPDWALLVPESRQEVTTEGGLNVAADDGRIAAAIGRLKDQGILTSLFVDPDSDQVAAAAKLGADAVELHTGPYALAQRGAINDELDRLRTAGQVAIESGLRLHAGHGLNYTNVRPVAKLPGMIELNIGHSIVSRAVMVGMKEAVAEMRRILDVCCP from the coding sequence ATGATCGAACTTGGCGTCAACATTGACCACGTCGCCACGGTGCGACAAGCTCGCCGAACCTATGAACCCGACCCGGCCATCGCCGCCGCCTTGGCCGAACAAGGCGGTGCCGACGGCATCACGTTTCACCTCCGCGAAGATCGCCGGCACATCCAAGACCGCGACGTCGAAGTGTTGATGCAGACCGTGACGGTCAAGACCAACTTGGAACTGGCGTGCGCCGACGACGTGCTGGCCATCGCCCTCCGCGTCCGTCCCGACTGGGCGTTGCTGGTTCCCGAAAGCCGCCAGGAAGTGACCACCGAAGGCGGGCTGAACGTCGCCGCGGACGACGGTCGCATTGCCGCCGCGATCGGGCGGCTCAAGGACCAAGGCATTCTGACCAGCCTGTTCGTCGATCCCGACAGCGACCAAGTCGCCGCGGCGGCCAAACTGGGTGCCGACGCGGTCGAACTGCACACCGGCCCCTACGCGCTGGCCCAGCGCGGCGCCATCAACGACGAACTCGATCGACTGCGGACGGCCGGCCAAGTGGCGATCGAATCGGGGCTGCGACTGCACGCCGGCCACGGGCTCAATTACACCAACGTCCGTCCGGTCGCCAAGCTTCCCGGCATGATCGAACTGAACATCGGTCACTCCATCGTCAGCCGCGCCGTGATGGTCGGGATGAAAGAAGCCGTCGCAGAGATGCGACGGATCCTGGATGTCTGTTGCCCGTAA